The Cloeon dipterum chromosome 3, ieCloDipt1.1, whole genome shotgun sequence genome includes a region encoding these proteins:
- the LOC135938945 gene encoding presequence protease, mitochondrial: protein MWRLAVGRLGRQVGLRRHSALAGLKGLREGAEVEGFEVLQVTRVPELFLEPVVRLEHAATGAQYLHLARADDRNNAFAAAFRTSPRDSTGLPHILEHVTLCGSQKYPVRDPFFKMLNRSLASFMNAMTGPDYTVYPFSTPNQKDYEQLLSVYADAVFRPLLRDLDFCQEGWRLEHEVVGDPSSPLVLRGVVFNEMKGVFADPQSRLHQHLLSYLLPGDTYAHSYGGEPLCIPALTADDLRRFHARCYHPSNARFVSYGSLPLADTLGRLQREQLAAFDRQEPVAAVSRESRWSQPRRVHLACAPDPLGAATNPEKRSTIAVAYACGDAADVYQTFSLQVLSELLLGGPTSVLHRALIEPGIGDGFAPCTYFEAQTRDTFFSVGLQGVSEKQFDEVQAAIDGALLRARDQGFEQEHVEAVLHSLELGAKTQSASFGLNLALGILPSWNHGADPVDCLNLAAHVSRLRKQLAAEPAFLQTLLDQYLCSNTHKLTISVSPDEAYDEKLAQEEEQVLAEKVAQLDEETTRLVLERETQLQAEQMQEVDASCLPTLSVADLSAEPQAYALKGCRLADKLPLFIFPQPTNGVTHFRALLDASGLDPELREGYLPLLLAVATQMGTASSDYRRFDRRVQLCTSGLAVTGHIVEHPVEAGQYLDAVLLSSVCLDRNVGRMMDLWRELLIEPSFSDAERLQTLIRSTAAELANGLAYSGHRYAMLNASSRLSAAGLRREKDSGLAFVAQMKKFASLDDQGVAQTLQKLQELAASLYRSNLRFSLNVSPGEGEAAALKHLEADLASSLKNAPFERLFVPNEAIQSAGTSSSEHHVRPLPVGYLGRSIATGVPLLHPDYAALRITAQLLSARFLHPEVRERGGAYGGGATISTSGNFTFYSYRDPEASQKTPEVFSRAASWLLDSENIRQEHVDEAKLNVFQKVDAPTAPGDRGAANFLTGLDLEMLQRHRLALKAVSVEDVRRVAAQHLHQRPDRPLTVATTLIGPPAPHLDQSWRVISAP from the exons ATGTGGCGGCTAGCGGTAGGTCGTCTGGGCCGTCAGGTAGGACTGCGGCGGCACAGCGCCCTGGCAGGACTGAAGGGTCTCCGAGAGGGCGCCGAAGTGGAAGGATTCGAGGTGCTGCAAGTGACACGGGTGCCGGAGCTCTTTCTCGAGCCGGTGGTGCGGCTGGAGCATGCGGCCACTGGTGCCCAGTACCTGCACCTCGCCAGGGCCGATGACCGTAACAATGCATTCGCCGCCGCCTTCCGCACGTCGCCCAGGGACTCGACCGGACTGCCGCACATCCTCGAGCACGTCACCCTCTGCGGCAGCCAAAA gTATCCAGTGCGTGACCCGTTTTTCAAGATGTTAAACCGGTCGCTGGCGAGCTTCATGAACGCGATGACAGGCCCTGATTACACGGTTTACCCGTTCAGCACGCCTAACCAAAAGGACTACGAGCAGCTGTTGTCCGTGTACGCAGACGCCGTCTTCAGGCCACTGCTCAGAGACCTCGATTTTTGCCAAGAGGGCTGGCGGCTTGAGCATGAG GTCGTGGGTGACCCTTCAAGCCCTCTGGTGCTGCGCGGCGTGGTCTTCAACGAGATGAAAGGTGTGTTTGCCGACCCGCAGTCGCGACTGCACCAGCACCTCCTCTCGTACCTGCTGCCTGGCGACACGTACGCCCACTCTTACGGTGGAGAGCCGCTCTGCATTCCTGCCCTGACGGCTGATGACCTGCGGCGCTTCCACGCCCGCTGCTACCACCCTAGCAACGCGCGGTTCGTCTCCTACGGCAGCCTGCCCCTGGCGGACACTCTGGGGCGCCTGCAGCGCGAGCAGCTGGCCGCCTTCGACCGTCAGGAGCCCGTAGCAGCTGTTTCCAGGGAGTCCAGGTGGAGCCAGCCACGCAGGGTGCACCTGGCGTGCGCCCCTGACCCACTTGGGGCCGCCACCAACCCTGAGAAACGCTCCACCATCGCCGTGGCCTACGCCTGTGGTGACGCTGCGGACGTCTACCAGACATTTTCACTTCAG GTGCTGTCAGAGCTGTTGCTTGGTGGACCGACCTCTGTTCTGCACAGGGCTCTTATCGAACCGGGCATTGGCGATGGATTCGCGCCATGCACCTACTTTGAGGCACAGACGCGCGACACATTCTTCTCAGTTGGCCTTCAGGGCGTGTCTGAGAAGCAGTTCGACGAGGTCCAGGCCGCGATTGACGGCGCCCTGCTCAGGGCCCGCGACCAGGGCTTTGAACAGGAGCACGTGGAGGCCGTGCTGCACTCATTGGAGCTGGGCGCCAAGACGCAGTCGGCCAGCTTCGGCCTCAACCTGGCGCTTGGCATCCTGCCCTCGTGGAACCACGGTGCCGACCCTGTGGACTGTCTCAACCTGGCGGCCCACGTTTCACGGTTGCGCAAACAGCTGGCCGCGGAACCCGCCTTCCTGCAGACGCTGCTTGACCAGTATTTGTGCTCTAATACTCACAAGTTGACCATTTCTGTGTCACCTGATGAGGCGTATGACGAGAAACTGGCCCAAGAGGAGGAGCAAGTCCTGGCTGAAAAGGTCGCCCAGCTGGACGAGGAGACCACCAGATTGGTGCTGGAGCGGGAAACACAATTGCAG GCGGAGCAGATGCAGGAGGTGGACGCATCCTGTCTTCCCACCCTCTCTGTGGCCGACCTGAGCGCTGAGCCACAGGCATACGCCCTGAAGGGATGTCGTTTGGCCGATAAGCTGCCGTTGTTTATCTTTCCCCAACCGACGAACGGCGTGACGCACTTCCGAGCCCTGCTGGACGCTTCAGGGCTGGATCCTGAGCTCAGGGAGGGCTACCTCCCGCTTTTGCTGGCAGTTGCCACCCAAATGGGCACCGCCAGCAGCGACTACCGCCGCTTCGACCGCAGGGTGCAGCTTTGCACCTCAGGTCTCGCCGTCACAGGACACATTGTGGAGCACCCTGTCGAGGCTGGACAGTACCTTGATGCAGTCTTGCTGTCCTCTGTGTGTCTGGACAGGAATGTTGGACGCATGATGGACCTGTGGAGAGAATTGCTGATTGAGCCGAGTTTCTCAGACGCTGAGCGGCTGCAGACTTTGATCCGCTCCACCGCAGCTGAACTGGCCAATGGCCTCGCCTACTCAGGACACAG gTATGCCATGTTAAATGCTAGTAGCAGACTGTCTGCGGCTGGACTCCGCAGGGAAAAAGACTCAGGACTGGCTTTTGTCGCACAGATGAAGAAGTTTGCTTCCTTGGATGATCAGGGTGTGGCCCAAACTCTTCAGAAGCTGCAG GAGCTGGCTGCAAGTCTTTACCGTAGCAACCTTCGCTTCTCCCTGAACGTAAGTCCTGGGGAGGGTGAAGCGGCCGCCCTGAAGCACCTGGAGGCCGATTTGGCTTCCAGCCTGAAAAACGCACCCTTTGAGCGGCTCTTTGTGCCAAATGAAGCAATTCAGTCGGCTGGAACTTCAAGCTCGGAGCACCACGTGCGACCACTGCCCGTGGGCTACCTTGGAAGGAGCATTGCCACCGGCGTGCCCCTCCTACACCCTGACTACGCGGCCCTCAGGATCACAGCCCAGCTGCTGTCGGCCAGGTTCCTCCATCCTGAGGTCAGAGAACGCGGTGGAGCCTACGGTGGAGGCGCTACTATCAGTACCTCTG GTAACTTCACTTTTTACTCATATCGAGACCCCGAAGCGAGCCAAAAGACGCCCGAGGTGTTCAGCCGGGCTGCTTCCTGGCTTTTAGACAGTGAAAACATCCGCCAGGAACACGTAGACGAGGCCAAGTTAAATGTATTCCAAAAGGTGGATGCGCCGACGGCCCCTGGCGACCGCGGCGCCGCCAACTTCCTCACCGGACTCGACCTGGAGATGCTGCAGAGGCACCGGCTGGCGCTCAAAGCCGTCAGCGTGGAGGACGTGCGCCGTGTGGCCGCCCAGCACCTGCACCAGCGGCCTGACAGGCCCCTCACGGTAGCTACCACGCTCATCGGGCCGCCGGCGCCGCATTTGGACCAATCGTGGCGAGTGATCAGTGCCCCGTAG
- the LOC135939357 gene encoding thiosulfate sulfurtransferase/rhodanese-like domain-containing protein 3: MRRVIFGLVRFGRVFSAAPRTPLKPPNFLLQPSTCILPVRTMSGDRKIDLSYEDLLELKAQGGIVLVDVREHKEIQETGKLPGSIHIPLGELQQALKSSADEFKKKYEGADLPTKTSELVFSCKGGMRSRKAMAAAQEVGFTNVRHYAGGWLDWEAKTKN, encoded by the exons ATGAGGAGAGTGATATTCGGTTTGGTCCGCTTTGGCCGGGTTTTTAGTGCCGCGCCACGCACACCGCTGAAGCCACCGAATTTTCTGCTGCAGCCGAGTACCTGCATTTTGCCAG TTCGAACAATGTCGGGAGACCGGAAAATTGACTTATCTTACGAGGACCTGTTGGAGCTGAAGGCACAGGGCGGCATCGTCCTGGTTGACGTAAGGGAGCACAAGGAGATCCAGGAGACTGGGAAGCTGCCTGGCAGCATCCATATTCCAC ttgGGGAGCTGCAGCAGGCGTTGAAGAGCTCAGCGGACGAGTTTAAAAAGAAGTACGAAGGCGCCGACCTTCCGACGAAGACCTCCGAGCTGGTCTTCTCGTGCAAAGGAGGAATGAGGAGCCGCAAAGCCATGGCCGCCGCCCAGGAAGTCGGATTCACCAA tgtTCGCCATTACGCTGGTGGCTGGTTGGACTGGGAAGCCAAGACTAAGAATTAA
- the LOC135939913 gene encoding annexin A13-like, with amino-acid sequence MARLVLLLLSLVLCASIGHAQNDPKPKPTVFPGYPFDAEADADNLHEAMNSQQQSNPLAIESILSRRSLQQRLTIAEKYKLSYGKNLESDITKYAESCLTCFSFGRMGELMFSPLPVQYSHHLSKAMVGPGTTESVLTEILCGNKNNMIRNITQAYAERYDGKSLLADLEGETSGDLKSLLVLLMQANRTGPHLVNAQAVKDDVLALYNNGEINWREDSSRLNEVLARRSVQHIRWVLQGLSRKTGKNIKENVDEQFYFGNKKGYLACVRMIQEPEEYFADVLNDAINGLGTSEDALIRVILTRSEIDLGTISEKYEQKYGRSVIDDIKGDTGGFYKNMLLAFFGEDANGRN; translated from the exons ATGGCTCGACTCGTACTGCTGCTCTTGAGCCTCGTCCTTTGTGCCTCGATTGGCCATGCTCAAAATGATCCAAAA CCAAAGCCAACAGTGTTCCCAGGGTATCCATTTGACGCTGAAGCCGACGCCGATAATCTGCACGAAGCAATGAATTCACAGCAACAGTCCAATCCATTGGCCATCGAATCCATCCTGTCGCGACGCAGCCTCCAACAAAGACTCACAATTGCGGAAAAGTACAAATTGAGTTACGGAAAG AATCTGGAAAGCGATATAACCAAATACGCAGAAAGCTGTCTAACTTGTTTCTCGTTCGGGCGCATGGGCGAGCTTATGTTTAGTCCTCTGCCCGTGCAGTACAGCCATCATCTAAGTAAAGCCATGGTTGGTCCGGGGACGACCGAGTCGGTGCTCACCGAGATACTTTGCGGCAACAAAAACAACATGATCAGAAACATCACCCAGGCGTACGCCGAGA GGTATGACGGCAAGAGCTTACTGGCCGATCTGGAGGGCGAGACTTCGGGCGATCTGAAGAGTCTGTTGGTGCTGTTGATGCAGGCGAACCGCACCGGGCCGCACCTGGTGAACGCCCAGGCTGTGAAGGACGACGTGTTGGCGCTGTACAACAACGGTGAGATCAACTGGCGTGAAGACTCCAGCAGGCTGAATGAGGtgctggcgcggcgcagcgtCCAGCACATCCGCTGGGTCTTGCAAGGGCTGTCCCGCAAGACCGGAAAGAACATCAAAGAAAATGTCGATGAACAATTCTACTTTGGCAACAAAAAAGGATATCTCGCGTGCG tgcgCATGATTCAAGAACCTGAGGAATACTTTGCTGATGTTTTGAACGATGCAATCAATGGTTTGGGTACTAGTGAAGATGCCTTGATTCGTGTCATTCTGACCAGATCGGAGATCGACCTGGGAACCATCTCGGAAAAGTACGAGCAGAAATACGGGCGCTCTGTCATTGACGACATTAAG GGAGACACCGGAGGTTTCTACAAGAACATGCTGTTGGCCTTTTTCGGCGAGGATGCTAACGGGAGGAATTAA
- the LOC135939915 gene encoding annexin B9-like, translating to MVQLVLLLLGLALCASVGHAQNDLKPKPTVFPASPFDAQADAEYLHEAMNTNKSAIEPILSRRSLKQRLQIAEKYKLSFDENLADAVIKYAKNCLICTSFGQMSELMFSPLPVQYSHYLSKAMVGPGTTESVLTEILCGNKNNMIRNITQAYAERYDGKSLLADLEGETSGDLKSLLVLLMQANRTESHVVDAQAVTDDVLALYKNTDINWREDSCRLNEVLALRSFPHVRRVFHELSRKTGKTITDIVDEQFYFSNKKGYVACVRVIQEPEEYFANVLNDAIKDLGTNDDALIRVTLTRSEIDLETISEKYEQKYGDSVIDDIKGDTDGTYRDMLISFFGEDV from the exons atggTTCAACTCGTACTACTTCTCTTGGGCCTCGCTCTTTGTGCCTCGGTTGGCCATGCTCAAAATGATCTAAAA CCTAAGCCAACCGTGTTCCCAGCGTCTCCATTTGACGCTCAAGCCGATGCCGAATATCTGCACGAAGCAATGAATACCAATAAATCGGCCATCGAACCGATCCTGTCGCGACGCAGCCTCAAACAAAGACTCCAAATTGCGGAAAAGTACAAATTAAGTTTCGATGAG AACCTGGCAGACGCtgtaataaaatatgcaaaaaactgtttaatttgtaCCTCGTTCGGGCAAATGAGCGAGCTTATGTTTAGTCCTCTTCCCGTGCAGTATAGCCATTATCTAAGTAAAGCCATGGTTGGTCCGGGGACGACCGAGTCGGTGCTCACCGAGATACTTTGCGGCAACAAAAACAACATGATCAGGAACATCACCCAGGCGTACGCCGAGA GGTATGACGGCAAGAGCTTACTGGCCGATCTAGAGGGCGAGACTTCCGGCGATCTGAAGAGTCTGTTGGTGCTGTTGATGCAGGCGAACCGCACCGAGTCGCATGTGGTGGACGCCCAGGCTGTGACCGATGACGTGTTAGCGCTGTACAAAAACACCGACATCAACTGGCGTGAAGACTCCTGCAGGTTGAATGAGGTGCTGGCGCTGCGCAGCTTCCCGCACGTCCGCAGGGTCTTCCACGAGCTGTCCCGCAAGACCGGAAAGACCATCACTGATATTGTCGATGAACAATTCTACTTTAGCAACAAAAAAGGATACGTCGCGTGCG tgcgCGTGATTCAAGAACCTGAGGAATACTTTGCTAATGTTTTGAACGATGCAATCAAGGATTTGGGTACTAACGATGATGCCTTGATCCGTGTTACCCTGACCAGATCGGAAATCGACCTGGAAACCATCTCGGAAAAGTACGAGCAGAAATACGGAGACTCGGTCATTGACGATATTAAG GGAGACACCGATGGTACTTACAGGGACATGCTGATTTCCTTTTTCGGCGAGGATGTTTga
- the LOC135939916 gene encoding annexin A13-like gives MAQLVQLLLGLAFCASVGHAQNDPKSPFDAQADAEYLHKALNSNQQQSYQSNITSILSRRRLQQRLQIAEKYKSSFGKNLADDVTNYAENCLFCSSFRRMGELMFSPLPVQYSHHLSKAMVGLGTTESVLTEILCGSQNAMIRNITQAYAERYDGRSLLADLEDDTSGNLRSLLVLLMQANRSESNVTVYQDVTNDWLALYNNGDINWRKNSSRLNEVLARRDNQQIRWTFDELAQKTGKDFKEIFNEQFNFGTKNGYITCVRVIQEPEEYFADVLNDAINGLGTSEDDLVRVILTRSDMDDLDIISQVYKRKYGRRVVDDFKGNTGSTYKKMLIAFFEDI, from the exons atGGCTCAACTCGTACAACTGCTCTTGGGCCTCGCTTTTTGTGCGTCGGTTGGCCATGCTCAAAATGATCCAAAA TCTCCATTTGACGCTCAAGCCGACGCCGAATATCTGCACAAAGCACTGAATTCGAATCAACAACAGTCCTATCAATCGAACATCACATCCATTCTGTCGCGACGCAGGCTCCAACAAAGGCTCCAAATTgcggaaaaatacaaatcgaGTTTCGGAAAG AACCTGGCAGACGATGTAACAAATTATGCAGAAAACTGTCTATTTTGTTCCTCGTTCAGGCGCATGGGCGAGCTTATGTTTAGTCCTCTTCCCGTGCAGTACAGCCATCATCTAAGTAAAGCCATGGTTGGCCTGGGGACGACCGAGTCGGTGCTCACCGAGATACTTTGCGGCAGCCAAAACGCCATGATCAGAAACATCACCCAGGCGTACGCCGAGA GGTATGACGGCAGGAGCTTACTGGCCGATCTAGAGGACGACACTTCGGGCAATCTGAGGAGTCTGTTGGTGCTGTTGATGCAGGCGAACCGCTCCGAGTCAAACGTGACCGTCTATCAGGATGTGACGAACGACTGGTTGGCGCTGTACAACAACGGTGACATCAACTGGCGGAAAAACTCCAGCAGGCTGAATGAGGTGCTGGCGCGGCGCGACAATCAGCAAATCCGCTGGACTTTCGACGAGCTGGCCCAAAAGACCGGAAAGGactttaaagaaattttcaatgaacaattcaattttggtACCAAAAACGGATATATCACGTGCG tgcgCGTGATTCAAGAACCTGAGGAATACTTTGCTGATGTTTTGAACGATGCAATCAATGGTTTGGGTACTAGCGAAGATGACTTGGTCCGTGTTATTTTGACTAGATCGGATATGGATGACCTGGATATCATCTCGCAAGTGTACAAGCGGAAATACGGACGCAGAGTCGTTGACGACTTTAAG GGAAACACCGGAAGTACCTACAAGAAAATGCTGATTGCTTTTTTCGAGGATATTTGA
- the LOC135939914 gene encoding annexin A13-like: MARLVLLLSGFALCASVGHAQNDPKPKPTVFPASPFDAEADADNLHEAMNSQQQSNPLAIESILSRRSLKQRLQIAEKYKQSFRKNLENDVSKFAENCLVCSSFGQMSELMFSPLPVQYSHHLSKAMVGPGTTESVLTEILCGSKNNMIRNITQAYAERYDGKSLLADLEDETSSDLKKLLVLLMRANRSETYQVNAQAVNDDVLALFNNTDINWCEDSSRLNEVLALRSFPHVRRVFHELSRKTGKTITDIVNEQFYFGNKKGYVACVRVMQEPQEYFADVLNDAIKGLGTNDDALIRVTLTRSEIDLETISEKYEQKYGDSVIDSIKRDTGGTYRKMLTAFFGGDD, translated from the exons ATGGCTCGGCTCGTATTACTGCTCTCGGGCTTCGCTCTTTGTGCGTCGGTTGGCCATGCACAAAATGATCCAAAA CCTAAGCCAACAGTGTTCCCAGCATCTCCGTTTGACGCTGAAGCCGATGCCGATAATCTGCACGAAGCAATGAATTCGCAGCAACAGTCCAATCCATTGGCCATCGAATCCATCCTGTCGCGACGCAGTCTCAAACAAAGACTCCAAATTGCGGAAAAGTACAAACAGAGTTTCAGAAAG AACCTGGAAAACGATGTATCAAAATTCGCAGAAAACTGTTTAGTTTGTTCCTCGTTCGGGCAAATGAGCGAGCTTATGTTTAGTCCTCTGCCCGTGCAGTACAGCCATCATCTAAGTAAAGCCATGGTTGGTCCGGGGACGACCGAGTCGGTGCTCACCGAGATACTTTGTGGCAGCAAAAACAACATGATCAGGAACATCACCCAGGCGTACGCCGAGA GGTACGACGGCAAGAGCTTACTGGCCGATCTAGAAGACGAGACCTCCAGCGATCTGAAGAAACTGTTGGTGCTGTTGATGCGGGCGAACCGCTCCGAGACGTACCAAGTGAACGCCCAGGCTGTGAACGATGACGTGTTGGCGCTGTTCAACAACACCGACATCAACTGGTGTGAAGACTCCAGCAGGCTGAATGAGGTGCTGGCGCTGCGCAGCTTCCCGCACGTCCGCAGGGTCTTCCACGAGCTGTCCCGCAAGACCGGAAAGACCATCACAGATATTGTCAATGAACAATTCTACTTTGGCAACAAAAAAGGATACGTCGCATGCG tgcgCGTGATGCAAGAACCACAGGAATACTTTGCTGATGTTTTGAACGATGCAATCAAGGGTTTGGGTACTAACGATGATGCCTTGATCCGTGTTACCCTGACCAGATCGGAGATCGACCTGGAAACCATCTCGGAAAAGTACGAGCAGAAATACGGAGACTCAGTCATTGACAGCATTAAG AGAGACACCGGAGGTACCTACAGGAAAATGCTGACGGCCTTTTTCGGCGGGGATGATTGA
- the LOC135940967 gene encoding annexin B9-like, producing the protein MARFVLLLLGFTLSVSVCHSQNDTQLKPTIVPASSFDASTDANVLREAMDLTQKCNQTAIGSILSRRSLAQRLEIAEKYKLNFGKDLANELFSSTCRSRGSMHARMSKAMVTPLPTQFSSFLDLAMFGQKTIESELTEILCGNNNAMIRDIAQAYTDEYKKSLLTDLEGKTTGGLERLLALLVLANRNESSQVDSQRFSDDVLAQFNGGKVNWHDGPGRLNHVLALRSFPHIRRVFLELSRKTGKDIKALIEEQFSSGTKDGYVACVRIIQEPQEYFADVLKQTLEGFLGSGDPTIARVALTRSEIDLGTIKEKYKQKYGRAVIDVIHEDSSGAYKDLLTAFFG; encoded by the exons ATGGCTCGATTCGTGCTATTGCTCCTGGGATTCACCCTCTCTGTCTCGGTTTGCCACTCGCAAAATGATACACAA TTGAAGCCGACAATAGTTCCTGCGTCATCATTTGACGCGAGTACCGACGCCAACGTGCTGCGCGAGGCCATGGATTTGACTCAGAAGTGCAACCAAACGGCCATTGGGTCCATCCTTTCCCGACGCAGTCTCGCACAAAGGCTCGAAATTGCTGAAAAGTACAAGTTAAATTTCGGAAAG GACTTggcaaatgaattatttagcTCGACCTGTCGGTCCCGCGGCTCAATGCACGCACGCATGAGCAAGGCCATGGTCACTCCTCTGCCCACACAATTCAGCAGTTTCCTTGATCTCGCAATGTTTGGCCAAAAAACGATCGAGTCGGAGCTAACAGAGATCCTCTGCGGCAACAACAACGCCATGATCAGGGACATCGCCCAGGCCTACACTgatg AGTACAAAAAGAGCCTGCTGACCGATCTGGAGGGTAAGACGACCGGCGGTCTGGAGCGTCTGCTCGCGCTTCTGGTGCTAGCAAACCGCAACGAGTCGTCTCAGGTCGACAGCCAGAGGTTTAGCGACGACGTCTTGGCGCAGTTCAACGGTGGCAAGGTCAACTGGCACGACGGCCCAGGAAGGCTGAACCACGTGCTGGCGCTGCGCAGCTTCCCGCACATCCGCAGGGTCTTCCTTGAGCTGTCCCGCAAAACTGGAAAGGACATTAAGGCCCTCATCGAGGAGCAGTTCTCCAGCGGCACCAAGGACGGATACGTAGCTTGCG tgcGCATCATTCAAGAGCCTCAGGAATATTTTGCTGATGTTTTAAAGCAGACGTTGGAGGGTTTTCTCGGTTCAGGAGATCCAACCATCGCCCGCGTCGCCCTGACCAGGTCGGAAATTGACCTTGGAACCATTAAAGAGAAGTACAAGCAGAAATACGGACGCGCAGTCATTGACGTAATTCAT GAAGACTCCAGCGGTGCCTATAAGGACTTGCTGACTGCCTTTTTCGGCTAg
- the LOC135940968 gene encoding trypsin-1-like codes for MRVDPPFEFNSNIEPVRLPDLNEESLPGINSTVSGWDESAPFVPSDVLVKLNMPVVDKIKCYSSYPGVNLSNLICAGDSDNGTGMCSYNAVGAPLVYDGELRGLYYAQYPTCGNPGLYIEVSIFRDWIFQNTGV; via the exons ATGCGGGTGGATCCACCATTCGAGTTCAATTCTAACATTGAACCAGTGCGGCTGCCCGATTTGAACGAAGAATCCTTGCCAGGAATCAACTCAACCGTCTCGGGCTGGGATGAATCA gcaCCATTTGTGCCCTCAGATGTTCTCGTAAAGCTGAACATGCCCGTTGTGGACAAGATCAAGTGCTACAGCTCGTATCCGGGAGTTAATTTgtccaatttaatttgcgcCGGGGATTCCGACAATGGAACCGGCATGTGCTCTTATAACGCCGTTGGAGCTCCTCTAGTTTATGACGGCGAGCTTCGTGGCCTTTACTACGCTCAATATCCCACCTGTGGAAATCCAGGACTCTACATCGAAGTCTCCATCTTCCGCGACTGGATCTTCCAGAATACCGGGGTCTAA
- the LOC135940879 gene encoding trypsin-7-like, which translates to MLLKTVLVLAGCAALASGSPKPLQQGLSSRIVGGTPAVKGEFPWHVSIQLSSDAQNWVHVCDGAIVSNEFILTDINCRVRPDDFGRVVAGTLNWTDPGSIHTVAENIIGEPFFALLRMDPPFEFNSDIGPIQLPTLNEESVPGTAMTVSGMGEIAPFEPSQELVKLDVIVVPKTNCESIYYWQNLTNVLCVEDGDNEANMCTDRAYGCPLVFDGELRGLFDYELGDVGQCVYPALYNEVSPFRNWIQEVTGV; encoded by the exons ATGCTGTTAAAAACGGTCCTAGTTTTGGCTGGCTGCGCCGCTCTCGCCTCTG GTTCCCCAAAACCGTTGCAGCAAGGGTTGAGCAGCAGGATTGTTGGTGGAACACCGGCCGTGAAGGGCGAATTCCCATGGCATGTCTCAATCCAGTTGTCTTCAGATGCTCAAAACTGGGTACATGTTTGCGATGGTGCAATTGTCTCGAATGAATTCATCCTCACAGATATCAACTGTCGAGT AAGGCCAGATGATTTTGGTCGTGTGGTCGCCGGCACTTTGAATTGGACCGATCCAGGCTCGATCCACACCGTGGCCGAAAACATCATTGGTGAGCCTTTTTTTGCCCTTTTGAGGATGGATCCACCCTTTGAGTTCAACTCCGATATCGGACCCATCCAGCTACCCACTTTGAACGAAGAAAGCGTGCCAGGAACAGCCATGACAGTCTCAGGCATGGGTGAAATT gcGCCATTTGAGCCATCTCAAGAACTAGTTAAGCTGGACGTGATAGTCGTGCCCAAGACCAATTGCGAAAGCATTTattattggcaaaatttgaccaaTGTACTTTGCGTCGAAGATGGCGACAATGAGGCTAACATGTGCACCGACAGAGCCTACGGTTGCCCTCTCGTTTTTGACGGCGAGCTACGTGGCCTCTTCGACTATGAATTAGGCGACGTTGGCCAATGTGTATATCCCGCACTCTACAACGAGGTCTCCCCCTTCCGCAACTGGATTCAAGAAGTTACTGGCGTCTAA
- the LOC135939804 gene encoding trypsin-6-like → MQTEAVIVLACIAAIACGVPSNLQEMELTESTEDINSRIIGGTVAEQGEFPWHVAIQNTSDGQHWTHKCDGTIISKEFILTDEICAMESGEFGRVIAGTLDLTNPGSVHFIAETIRNDSSREIVLMRVDPPFAFNSNTGPILLPHQSTETFPGTILTVSAWSEIDETNILMKLESPVLSKAWCSDLFPNSPFDFENYICAGDANNGTGSCSNIDLGAPLVLDGELRGLFRSQFRGCDYPGIYVEVSNFRDWIYEIAGV, encoded by the exons ATGCAGACCGAAGCAGTGATCGTTCTGGCTTGCATCGCCGCAATTGCCTGCG gCGTTCCTTCAAATCTGCAGGAAATGGAACTTACTGAGTCAACCGAGGACATTAATAGCAGGATTATTGGCGGCACAGTGGCTGAGCAAGGTGAATTTCCGTGGCATGTCGCCATCCAGAATACTTCCGATGGGCAGCACTGGACTCATAAATGCGATGGCACCATCATCTCCAAGGAATTCATCCTCACCGACGAAATATGCGCCAT GGAATCTGGCGAGTTTGGCCGAGTAATTGCCGGAACTTTGGATTTGACAAACCCTGGCTCGGTCCACTTCATCGCTGAAACCATTCGAAATGACTCATCTAGGGAAATTGTCCTCATGAGGGTTGACCCACCCTTTGCATTTAATTCCAACACTGGACCAATCCTTCTGCCTCATCAGAGCACTGAAACCTTTCCAGGCACAATTCTGACAGTCTCAGCCTGGAGCGAAATT gATGAAactaacattttaatgaagtTGGAGTCGCCGGTTTTGTCCAAGGCTTGGTGTTCGGACCTGTTCCCCAATTCGccgtttgattttgaaaactaCATCTGCGCTGGAGACGCCAACAACGGCACAGGGTCGTGCTCGAATATTGACTTGGGAGCCCCTCTCGTTTTAGACGGTGAGCTGCGAGGGCTTTTCCGCAGCCAATTTAGAGGGTGTGATTACCCTGGCATTTACGTCGAAGTGTCCAACTTCCGCGACTGGATCTACGAGATTGCTGGTGTTTAa